A single window of Vibrio sp. HB236076 DNA harbors:
- the ruvB gene encoding Holliday junction branch migration DNA helicase RuvB gives MIEADRLIAAENPAFNDEEVIDRAIRPKKLADYQGQDHVRDQMEIFIKAAQLRQEALDHLLIFGPPGLGKTTLANIVAEEMGVNIRTTSGPVLEKAGDLAALLTNLEENDVLFIDEIHRLSPVVEEVLYPAMEDYQLDIMIGEGPAARSIKIDLPPFTLIGATTRAGSLTSPLRDRFGITQRLEYYQVKDLQHIVMRSAGCLNLSMEEAGAMEVARRARGTPRIANRLLRRVRDFAEVKADGHIDAAIADQALNMLDVDALGFDYMDRKLLLAIMEKFSGGPVGLDNMAAAIGEEKETIEDVLEPYLIQQGYLQRTPRGRIATERAYLHFGLDKPS, from the coding sequence ATGATTGAAGCGGATCGATTAATTGCGGCTGAAAACCCGGCGTTTAATGACGAAGAGGTCATCGATCGCGCAATAAGACCCAAAAAATTGGCCGATTACCAAGGCCAGGATCACGTCCGTGATCAAATGGAAATCTTTATTAAAGCGGCACAGCTGCGACAAGAAGCGCTTGATCATTTGTTGATCTTTGGCCCTCCAGGCCTGGGTAAAACGACCTTGGCCAATATCGTGGCCGAAGAAATGGGCGTTAATATTCGCACTACCTCGGGACCGGTACTGGAAAAAGCTGGCGATCTGGCGGCGTTACTCACCAACTTAGAAGAAAACGACGTTTTATTTATTGACGAAATTCACCGTCTCAGCCCGGTCGTTGAAGAAGTGCTTTACCCGGCAATGGAAGATTACCAACTTGATATCATGATTGGTGAAGGTCCTGCTGCACGGTCGATAAAAATTGACTTGCCGCCTTTTACACTGATTGGTGCTACAACTAGAGCCGGCTCATTAACCTCCCCACTGCGCGATCGCTTTGGAATTACTCAACGCTTGGAGTATTACCAAGTTAAAGATTTACAGCATATTGTGATGAGAAGCGCAGGTTGCTTGAATTTGTCGATGGAAGAAGCAGGGGCTATGGAAGTGGCAAGGCGGGCAAGGGGGACGCCAAGGATTGCGAACCGTTTACTGAGACGAGTAAGGGACTTTGCTGAGGTAAAAGCCGATGGGCATATTGATGCTGCCATCGCTGACCAAGCGTTGAATATGCTCGATGTTGATGCGTTAGGTTTCGATTATATGGACCGCAAGCTTCTCTTAGCAATTATGGAAAAATTCTCCGGTGGTCCGGTTGGTTTAGACAACATGGCTGCAGCCATCGGTGAAGAAAAAGAAACCATAGAAGATGTTCTCGAACCGTATTTAATTCAGCAAGGGTATTTACAGCGCACTCCGCGTGGCAGAATTGCCACCGAGCGGGCTTATCTTCACTTTGGTCTTGATAAACCTTCGTAA
- a CDS encoding YebC/PmpR family DNA-binding transcriptional regulator, with translation MAGHSKWANIRHRKAAQDAKRGKIFTKLIREIVVAAKEGGGDADSNPRLRAALDKALSNNMTRDTINRAVARGTGDEDGDNVESVTYEGYGPGGTAVMVECLTDNRNRTVSGVRHAFNKSGGNLGTDGSVNYLFDKKGVVTLSPGNDEEAVLEAVLEFGVEDIETYDDGSIDVFTTPDAFGDVKDALDKADFEARFAEVALIPATKAQLDDETAPKLLRLIDMLEELDDVQEVYHNAQLSDEAMESWS, from the coding sequence ATGGCTGGACACAGTAAATGGGCCAATATTCGTCATCGCAAAGCGGCACAAGATGCCAAGCGCGGTAAAATTTTTACCAAATTAATTCGTGAGATTGTTGTGGCCGCTAAAGAGGGCGGTGGCGATGCCGATAGTAATCCGCGTTTACGAGCAGCGCTCGATAAGGCATTATCCAACAATATGACCCGTGATACCATCAATCGTGCTGTTGCTCGTGGTACGGGCGATGAAGATGGTGATAATGTCGAGAGTGTCACTTATGAGGGCTATGGCCCTGGTGGGACGGCTGTCATGGTTGAGTGTTTGACTGATAATCGAAACCGCACGGTTTCTGGTGTTCGTCATGCTTTTAACAAATCAGGTGGCAATCTTGGTACCGATGGCAGTGTAAATTACCTTTTCGACAAAAAAGGCGTGGTCACTTTGTCACCCGGCAATGATGAAGAAGCGGTACTCGAAGCGGTATTGGAGTTTGGCGTCGAAGACATTGAAACTTATGACGATGGCAGTATCGATGTGTTTACTACGCCAGACGCCTTTGGCGACGTCAAAGATGCCTTGGACAAGGCGGATTTTGAAGCGCGCTTTGCCGAAGTTGCGCTGATCCCGGCAACGAAAGCACAACTCGATGATGAAACCGCCCCCAAATTATTGCGTTTGATTGATATGTTGGAAGAGCTCGACGATGTACAAGAGGTATATCACAACGCACAGTTGAGTGATGAGGCGATGGAAAGTTGGTCGTAA
- a CDS encoding inactive transglutaminase family protein, which produces MTSRIPFYFSIVLLIVAGLALSWFRHDTYGVPWIPGETKQTWDIEAQIQFNANGKEVKASLAAPMTQSGYTLINESSSSPGYGVSYVNTDSGRRAEWSIRQAQGPQTIYYKTQFLVDPQAKVTQPAPSGDIEKPTLSSPEQSAAIALIDQATSRSSDNTTFTRELIKQLNDEDSQNAALILNSMEPVEALHNLLSTANLYSKLVGVIELEDGRRRQEIQPMVQVWDGKAWKLFSMTSEQQYNQETPLLIWDASNVSLLDLVGGKNSQVHFSMISQQISPSQATQNKVDADGLINFSIHSLPLEEQAMFKTIMLIPIGALIVVFLRVLIGLKTSGTFMPVLIAVAFVQTQLLTGIVGFLLIVGTGLIIRSYLSKLNLLLVARITAVIITVILIISLFTVVAFKIGLTQGLTITFFPMIILSWTIERMSILWEEEGAKQVLIQGGGSLFTSILVYLGMTNPYIQHLTFNFIGIQLIILATILLLGTYTGYRLSELRRFKPLAED; this is translated from the coding sequence ATGACTTCTCGTATCCCTTTTTATTTTAGTATTGTCTTACTCATTGTAGCCGGCCTCGCTTTGAGCTGGTTCCGTCACGATACTTATGGCGTACCTTGGATACCAGGTGAAACAAAACAAACCTGGGATATCGAGGCGCAAATACAATTTAATGCCAATGGCAAAGAAGTAAAAGCGTCATTAGCAGCACCGATGACGCAATCGGGTTATACCTTGATCAATGAATCCTCTTCTTCACCTGGTTACGGCGTGTCTTATGTCAACACCGATTCAGGGCGCCGAGCAGAATGGTCTATTCGCCAAGCGCAAGGGCCACAAACCATTTATTACAAAACACAGTTTTTGGTCGACCCACAAGCTAAGGTCACGCAACCTGCGCCAAGTGGTGATATCGAAAAGCCGACATTATCAAGTCCAGAACAATCTGCGGCTATTGCCCTGATTGATCAAGCGACCTCGCGTTCGTCAGACAATACCACATTCACTCGTGAGCTTATCAAGCAGCTCAACGACGAAGACAGCCAAAATGCAGCGCTGATTCTCAACTCGATGGAACCTGTGGAAGCTCTTCACAACCTCTTATCGACCGCCAACTTATACAGTAAATTAGTTGGGGTAATTGAGCTTGAAGACGGTCGACGTCGCCAAGAAATTCAACCTATGGTACAAGTTTGGGATGGCAAAGCATGGAAATTGTTCTCGATGACATCAGAGCAACAATACAATCAAGAGACCCCTTTGCTGATCTGGGATGCTTCAAATGTTTCCCTGCTTGATTTAGTCGGCGGTAAAAATAGCCAAGTCCACTTCTCAATGATTTCTCAACAAATCTCCCCATCACAAGCCACCCAAAACAAAGTGGATGCCGATGGTTTGATCAATTTCTCAATCCACAGTTTGCCACTAGAAGAGCAAGCGATGTTTAAGACCATTATGCTGATCCCAATTGGTGCGTTAATCGTTGTGTTCTTACGAGTACTGATCGGTTTAAAAACCTCCGGTACTTTTATGCCCGTTCTGATCGCGGTCGCTTTTGTGCAAACTCAGTTGTTAACCGGTATTGTCGGGTTCTTGTTGATTGTTGGCACGGGTTTAATCATCCGCAGTTATCTGTCCAAACTCAACTTATTGTTGGTGGCGAGGATAACAGCGGTGATCATTACGGTTATTTTAATTATTTCACTATTTACCGTTGTGGCCTTTAAGATTGGTTTAACTCAAGGTCTCACGATAACGTTCTTCCCAATGATCATTCTGTCTTGGACGATTGAACGCATGTCTATTTTATGGGAAGAAGAAGGGGCTAAACAAGTTCTGATCCAAGGCGGCGGATCTTTGTTTACCTCGATACTGGTGTATCTAGGTATGACCAACCCGTACATTCAGCACCTAACCTTTAACTTTATTGGCATTCAGTTAATTATCCTTGCAACCATTTTACTGCTTGGTACTTACACTGGCTATCGATTGAGTGAATTGCGCCGTTTTAAACCACTCGCGGAGGATTAA
- a CDS encoding alpha-L-glutamate ligase-like protein, with amino-acid sequence MLSQFTSPFKLSRKGIMGMNQRNHSYIGRYNDRSKYPLVDDKLKTKIIAERAGCTVPALIGVIKNQADVKHIHQMVKGWPGFVIKPAQGSGGKGILVVTSHKDGVYTKPSGSEIGKEDVERHISNALAGLFSLGGKNDVAVVENLIQFDDCFDGFSYEGVPDIRIIVFKGYPVMAMMRLSTAASDGKANLHQGAVGVGIDIATGKAVRAVQFDRPVTEHPDTGKALRSLQVPHWNKLLTLAASAWEMTGLGYLGTDMVLDKQHGPMLLELNARPGLAIQIANGAGLLPRLRHIENLGDSWPPPSPEKRVAYASEQFGVRETEL; translated from the coding sequence ATGTTATCGCAATTTACTTCGCCGTTTAAACTCAGTCGCAAAGGTATTATGGGTATGAACCAGCGTAACCACAGTTACATTGGCCGCTATAACGATCGCTCAAAATACCCACTGGTCGATGATAAATTGAAAACCAAAATTATTGCAGAACGGGCTGGTTGTACCGTTCCTGCCTTGATTGGTGTCATCAAAAACCAAGCCGATGTCAAACACATTCACCAGATGGTGAAAGGTTGGCCTGGTTTTGTCATAAAACCCGCTCAAGGCAGTGGTGGTAAAGGTATCTTGGTTGTTACCTCGCACAAAGACGGTGTTTACACCAAACCCTCTGGCAGTGAAATTGGCAAAGAAGACGTTGAACGCCATATTAGTAATGCCTTAGCCGGTTTATTTTCACTCGGCGGTAAAAACGATGTTGCCGTGGTTGAAAACCTCATCCAGTTTGATGATTGTTTTGATGGCTTTAGCTATGAAGGTGTACCAGATATTCGTATTATCGTCTTTAAGGGCTACCCTGTCATGGCCATGATGCGCTTATCAACCGCAGCGTCAGATGGCAAGGCAAACTTGCACCAAGGGGCTGTAGGTGTTGGCATTGATATTGCGACGGGAAAAGCGGTGCGCGCGGTACAATTTGATCGCCCAGTCACTGAGCACCCAGATACGGGTAAGGCGCTTCGCAGCTTGCAAGTACCTCATTGGAACAAATTATTAACACTGGCCGCCAGTGCTTGGGAAATGACAGGCCTAGGTTATCTCGGTACCGACATGGTTCTGGATAAACAGCACGGTCCCATGTTACTGGAACTCAACGCCAGGCCAGGTTTGGCAATTCAAATTGCCAATGGGGCCGGGTTACTGCCACGCTTGCGCCATATTGAAAACCTCGGTGACAGTTGGCCGCCGCCTAGCCCAGAAAAACGTGTGGCTTACGCCTCTGAGCAATTTGGGGTAAGAGAAACAGAGTTATAA
- the aspS gene encoding aspartate--tRNA ligase, with the protein MRTHYCGHLNKAHAGQTVELSGWVNRRRDLGGLIFIDMRDREGIVQVVVDPDMKDVFEVANQLRSEFCIQLSGKVNVRPDSQVNKDMATGEVEILATSLTIVNRSEVLPLDFNQKNSEEQRLKYRYLDLRRPEMSDRIKLRAKASSFVRRFLDEHGFLDIETPVLTKATPEGARDYLVPSRVHKGNFYALPQSPQLFKQLLMMSGFDRYYQIVKCFRDEDLRADRQPEFTQIDIETSFMSADQVRDITEKMVRDMWQELLDVDLGAFPVMPFSEAIRRFGSDKPDLRNPLELVDVADIVKDVEFKVFSGPANDEKGRVAVICVPGGAALTRKQIDGYAEFVGIYGAKGLAWMKVNDRAAGVDGIQSPVAKFLSEAVIQSLLERTNAQSGDIILFGADKANVVSEALGALRLKLGKDLELTDENAWAPLWVVDFPMFESDDEGNLAAMHHPFTSPLGVSPEELKANPAAANSNAYDMVLNGYEVGGGSVRIHDAAMQSAVFDILGIDEEEQQRKFGFLLDALKYGTPPHAGLAFGLDRLVMLLCGTENIRDVIAFPKTTAAACLLTDAPSEANPAALEELALTVNLAKEKSQN; encoded by the coding sequence ATGCGAACCCATTATTGTGGTCACTTGAACAAAGCTCATGCAGGGCAAACAGTAGAATTGAGCGGTTGGGTAAACCGTCGTCGCGATCTAGGTGGTTTGATTTTTATCGATATGCGCGATCGTGAAGGTATTGTTCAGGTTGTGGTTGATCCTGATATGAAAGACGTATTTGAGGTCGCGAACCAGTTGCGTAGTGAGTTTTGTATTCAATTGAGCGGTAAAGTCAATGTTCGCCCTGATAGCCAAGTCAACAAAGACATGGCGACCGGTGAAGTGGAGATTTTGGCAACGTCTTTAACGATAGTAAACCGCTCTGAGGTTCTGCCACTGGACTTTAACCAAAAGAACTCAGAAGAGCAGCGCTTGAAGTACCGCTATTTGGATTTGCGTCGTCCGGAAATGAGTGATCGCATTAAATTGCGCGCCAAAGCATCCAGCTTTGTCCGTCGTTTCTTAGACGAACATGGCTTCTTAGACATTGAAACGCCGGTACTGACCAAAGCGACGCCAGAAGGCGCACGTGATTACCTTGTGCCAAGCCGTGTTCACAAAGGCAATTTTTATGCCTTGCCTCAATCGCCTCAATTATTCAAACAGTTGTTGATGATGTCGGGCTTTGATCGCTATTATCAAATCGTTAAGTGCTTCCGCGACGAAGACTTGCGCGCTGATCGCCAACCAGAATTTACCCAGATCGATATTGAAACCTCATTCATGAGTGCTGATCAAGTTCGCGATATCACGGAAAAAATGGTGCGTGATATGTGGCAAGAATTGCTTGATGTTGATTTGGGCGCCTTCCCTGTGATGCCATTTAGCGAAGCGATACGCCGTTTTGGCTCTGACAAGCCGGATTTGCGTAACCCACTGGAATTGGTTGACGTCGCTGATATTGTTAAAGATGTCGAGTTTAAGGTTTTCTCTGGGCCGGCAAACGACGAAAAAGGTCGCGTCGCGGTTATTTGTGTCCCAGGTGGTGCGGCACTGACTCGCAAGCAAATTGATGGCTATGCTGAATTTGTTGGCATTTACGGTGCAAAAGGCTTGGCATGGATGAAAGTCAACGACCGCGCTGCCGGTGTGGATGGCATTCAGTCTCCGGTGGCTAAATTCCTGTCAGAAGCGGTGATTCAATCCTTACTTGAGCGCACGAATGCGCAATCGGGTGATATTATTTTGTTTGGGGCGGACAAAGCCAATGTCGTTTCTGAAGCCTTAGGTGCGCTGCGTCTGAAGCTAGGTAAAGATCTTGAGCTAACCGATGAAAACGCGTGGGCACCACTTTGGGTGGTTGATTTCCCAATGTTTGAAAGCGATGATGAAGGCAACTTAGCGGCCATGCACCACCCATTCACCTCGCCATTAGGTGTTAGCCCTGAAGAGTTAAAAGCTAACCCAGCTGCCGCTAACTCTAATGCCTACGACATGGTGTTAAATGGTTATGAAGTCGGCGGGGGCTCAGTACGTATTCACGATGCAGCGATGCAATCTGCGGTATTTGATATCCTCGGTATCGATGAAGAAGAGCAACAACGCAAATTTGGCTTCTTACTTGATGCATTGAAATACGGTACTCCACCGCATGCGGGTCTGGCATTTGGCTTGGATCGACTGGTCATGTTGCTCTGTGGCACCGAAAACATCCGCGATGTTATCGCGTTCCCTAAAACAACGGCGGCGGCGTGCCTATTGACCGATGCCCCAAGTGAAGCGAATCCTGCAGCGCTTGAAGAACTCGCGTTAACGGTTAATCTTGCCAAGGAAAAATCACAAAATTAA
- the cmoA gene encoding carboxy-S-adenosyl-L-methionine synthase CmoA, translating to MSNKDTIFSTPIEKIGDFSFDQKVAEVFPDMIQRSVPGYSNIISAIGMMSERFAKPDTHIYDLGCSLGAATLSIRRHLQVAGCRIIAVDNSKAMVEKCQLHLNAYRSETPVEVIEADIRDIDISNASIVVLNFTLQFLSPDDRHALLAKIYRGLLPGGVLILSEKFIFEDDKAHELLIDLHHDFKRANGYSELEISQKRSAIENVMRPDSIATHQQRFADIGFAHSEVWFQCFNFGSMFAIK from the coding sequence ATGAGCAATAAAGACACTATTTTTTCCACTCCAATCGAGAAAATCGGCGATTTTAGTTTTGATCAAAAAGTGGCCGAAGTCTTTCCAGATATGATCCAGCGTTCGGTCCCTGGCTATAGCAATATCATCTCGGCGATTGGAATGATGTCGGAGCGCTTTGCCAAACCCGACACCCATATTTACGACCTTGGCTGCTCATTAGGCGCGGCCACCCTTTCAATTCGACGCCACCTCCAAGTCGCGGGTTGTCGGATTATCGCCGTTGACAACTCCAAAGCCATGGTCGAAAAATGCCAATTACACCTCAACGCCTATCGCTCAGAGACGCCAGTAGAGGTCATCGAAGCGGATATTCGCGATATCGACATTAGTAATGCGTCTATCGTGGTGCTTAATTTTACTCTGCAATTTTTGTCGCCCGACGATCGTCATGCGCTCTTGGCAAAAATTTATCGCGGTTTATTACCGGGCGGTGTGTTGATCCTATCGGAGAAATTTATTTTTGAGGATGACAAAGCCCACGAGTTACTTATAGATCTTCACCACGATTTTAAACGTGCCAACGGTTACAGCGAACTTGAAATAAGCCAAAAGCGCAGTGCCATTGAAAACGTGATGCGTCCAGACAGTATTGCCACCCACCAGCAACGGTTTGCCGATATTGGCTTTGCCCACAGTGAGGTCTGGTTCCAGTGTTTTAACTTTGGCTCAATGTTTGCCATTAAATAA
- a CDS encoding DUF72 domain-containing protein, which produces MRDSSLSQSTPNPFKLGLTQWSHPKWQSDFFGPGTPPQQRLEKYARVFDTVEGNTTFYALPTTNTVAQWARATNDDFSFTFKLPKTITHQQQLRQSQSLLRDFFTLMAPLHSRTIQWCIQLPASFSPQQLPILEKFCQQCPQGFPLAVEVRHPAFFAKGEDEKRLNQFLIAHQIDRVIMDSRPVFASQDRDPGTLDAQQKKPRVPVHAIATAKRPMIRFIGQQSVEQNLAFFSPWLKTLQQWTQQGIEPLIMIHTPDNQQAPWHAKAIVQQLASVMSCHPLPEFPAQVERPQLNMF; this is translated from the coding sequence ATGCGCGATTCATCGTTATCTCAAAGCACACCAAACCCATTTAAACTGGGATTGACACAGTGGTCTCACCCAAAGTGGCAAAGCGATTTTTTTGGACCAGGAACACCACCCCAGCAACGGCTAGAAAAATACGCTCGAGTCTTTGATACAGTGGAAGGAAACACAACCTTCTATGCCTTACCCACGACCAATACCGTCGCACAATGGGCTCGTGCCACAAACGATGATTTTTCATTTACCTTTAAACTGCCGAAAACCATCACCCACCAACAGCAACTGAGGCAAAGTCAATCTTTGTTACGAGATTTCTTTACCCTAATGGCGCCTTTGCACTCTAGGACTATTCAGTGGTGTATTCAATTGCCCGCCAGTTTTAGTCCACAGCAACTGCCTATCTTAGAAAAGTTTTGCCAACAATGTCCGCAAGGCTTTCCACTTGCAGTAGAAGTTCGACACCCCGCTTTTTTTGCTAAAGGCGAAGACGAAAAACGCCTTAATCAATTCTTGATTGCTCACCAAATAGATAGAGTCATCATGGACAGTCGTCCGGTTTTTGCCTCGCAAGATCGCGACCCTGGAACTTTAGATGCGCAACAAAAAAAGCCTCGTGTACCGGTGCATGCCATCGCAACGGCCAAACGACCGATGATTCGGTTTATAGGCCAGCAGAGCGTTGAGCAAAATTTAGCCTTCTTTTCTCCCTGGCTTAAAACGTTACAACAATGGACTCAGCAAGGCATTGAGCCTCTCATCATGATTCACACACCAGACAATCAACAAGCGCCCTGGCATGCCAAAGCCATTGTCCAACAACTCGCCAGTGTGATGTCGTGTCATCCCTTACCTGAATTTCCCGCTCAAGTTGAACGACCACAACTGAATATGTTTTGA
- a CDS encoding ATP-dependent zinc protease, giving the protein MIKQLAPLTLISLLSGCTLINGDRYHQETLSAIGQLQASTEKTNNQVNNLQLQLSNQSDYIDSLESEVISLRDQVNAVQDTMKQQHKQRQQVKTTSAAAPAVQAIPQQPRQELVLGSVESVYVDALKQHFDARVDTGAATSSLNAVNIEEFERNGKEWVKFQLQKTDNSEATEPAIEVPVLRYVKIRQATTEEPVRRAVVQLWVKVGKIHEKAQFTLADRSQMTHPVLLGRAFIRDIALVDVSKQYVQTAKPEPNSNN; this is encoded by the coding sequence ATGATTAAACAACTGGCACCTCTCACTTTAATTTCGCTCCTTTCCGGGTGCACGCTTATCAACGGCGATCGCTATCATCAAGAGACCTTGTCTGCCATCGGTCAACTCCAAGCATCGACTGAAAAAACGAATAACCAAGTCAATAACTTACAATTACAACTGAGTAATCAATCTGATTACATCGACAGTCTTGAATCAGAAGTTATTTCATTGCGCGACCAAGTCAATGCTGTTCAAGACACCATGAAACAGCAACACAAACAGCGTCAACAAGTAAAAACCACCTCCGCTGCAGCGCCGGCAGTTCAAGCCATTCCTCAACAGCCTCGCCAAGAATTGGTCTTAGGCTCAGTTGAAAGTGTTTATGTTGATGCCTTAAAACAACACTTCGACGCGCGCGTCGACACCGGCGCCGCGACGTCTTCGCTCAATGCGGTCAACATTGAAGAGTTTGAGCGCAATGGCAAAGAATGGGTCAAGTTTCAACTGCAAAAAACCGACAATAGCGAAGCGACTGAGCCTGCTATTGAAGTCCCTGTTTTGCGATACGTAAAAATCCGTCAAGCAACGACTGAAGAACCGGTCAGACGTGCCGTGGTTCAATTGTGGGTAAAAGTGGGGAAAATTCATGAAAAAGCCCAATTTACTCTCGCCGACCGCTCTCAAATGACACATCCTGTATTATTAGGCCGTGCCTTTATTCGCGATATTGCGTTAGTCGATGTCAGTAAACAATACGTACAAACTGCAAAGCCTGAACCCAACTCTAACAACTAA
- the ruvA gene encoding Holliday junction branch migration protein RuvA: MIGRLRGVILEKQPPQVLIEVNGIGYEVQMPMSCFYELPSLGEEAVIYTHFVVREDAQLLYGFNQVNERALFREVIKANGVGPKLGLGILSGMSASQFVKCVERDDVSTLVKLPGVGKKTAERLLVEMKDRLKGWGDPDDLFTPFTDAAPADSEPTAKAVEEEAVSALLALGYKPVQASKVVSQVYQEGMSSETLIREALKSMV, translated from the coding sequence GTGATAGGTCGACTACGCGGTGTCATTTTAGAAAAGCAACCTCCTCAAGTATTAATTGAAGTTAACGGTATTGGTTATGAAGTGCAAATGCCGATGAGTTGCTTTTATGAGTTGCCAAGTCTTGGTGAAGAAGCCGTTATTTACACCCACTTTGTGGTTCGTGAAGACGCCCAATTGCTTTATGGGTTTAACCAAGTCAACGAGCGAGCACTCTTCAGAGAAGTGATTAAAGCCAATGGCGTTGGTCCCAAGTTAGGACTGGGAATTTTGTCTGGTATGAGTGCCAGTCAATTTGTCAAATGCGTCGAGAGAGATGACGTTTCTACCTTAGTTAAGTTACCTGGTGTAGGCAAAAAAACCGCTGAACGTTTACTGGTTGAAATGAAAGACAGGCTCAAGGGCTGGGGCGATCCTGATGATCTGTTCACCCCGTTCACCGATGCCGCCCCAGCAGACAGTGAGCCTACGGCAAAGGCTGTAGAAGAAGAGGCCGTTAGTGCTCTTTTGGCGTTGGGGTACAAACCCGTCCAAGCTTCAAAAGTAGTTAGCCAGGTTTATCAAGAAGGCATGAGCAGTGAAACCTTGATCCGAGAAGCATTAAAATCAATGGTTTAA
- the cmoB gene encoding tRNA 5-methoxyuridine(34)/uridine 5-oxyacetic acid(34) synthase CmoB: protein MFDFADIYQLIAKEPRLQAWLNVLPQQLTDWQNSEHGDFPRWLRALKKIPSDRPDHIELQSQVRVENTEPLLPGEQKKLENLLKTFHPWRKGPYSLHGLNIDTEWRSDWKWDRVLPHISPLKNRTVLDVGCGNGYHMWRMLGEQARLCIGIDPSHLFLIQFEAIRKLLGGDQRAHLLPLGIEQLPKLEAFDTVFSMGVLYHRRSPLDHLMQLKDQLVVGGELVLETLVVEGDENTVLVPQSRYAQMRNVYFFPSAKALKVWLELCGFINVRIVDENITSTDEQRTTQWMTHNSLPDYLDPNDPTKTIEGYPAPRRAVLIANKSN from the coding sequence ATGTTTGATTTTGCCGATATTTACCAATTAATAGCCAAAGAGCCACGTTTACAAGCTTGGCTGAATGTCTTGCCACAACAATTAACCGATTGGCAAAATAGTGAACACGGTGACTTTCCTCGTTGGTTAAGAGCATTAAAAAAAATTCCAAGTGATCGCCCTGATCACATTGAGTTACAGTCTCAAGTTCGAGTGGAAAATACCGAGCCATTATTACCGGGTGAGCAAAAGAAATTAGAAAACTTATTAAAAACCTTCCACCCTTGGCGCAAAGGACCATACTCACTGCACGGACTAAACATCGACACAGAATGGCGCAGTGATTGGAAATGGGATCGGGTGTTACCGCATATTTCTCCGTTAAAAAACCGTACCGTGCTCGATGTCGGTTGTGGCAATGGTTACCATATGTGGCGCATGTTGGGTGAACAAGCTCGCTTGTGTATTGGTATTGATCCCTCTCACTTATTTCTCATCCAATTTGAAGCGATCAGAAAATTGCTCGGTGGTGATCAGCGCGCACATTTATTGCCCCTTGGTATTGAGCAACTGCCAAAACTTGAAGCGTTTGATACCGTCTTTAGTATGGGGGTTCTGTATCACCGTCGTTCGCCACTTGATCACTTAATGCAATTAAAAGATCAATTGGTGGTAGGAGGTGAGTTAGTACTAGAAACCCTCGTTGTTGAAGGCGATGAAAATACCGTTCTCGTTCCACAATCTCGCTATGCACAAATGCGCAATGTCTATTTTTTCCCCTCGGCTAAAGCACTCAAGGTTTGGTTAGAGTTATGCGGCTTTATCAATGTGCGCATCGTCGATGAAAATATCACGTCGACCGATGAGCAACGTACTACCCAATGGATGACGCACAATTCACTGCCCGATTATTTAGACCCTAATGATCCAACTAAAACCATTGAAGGCTATCCTGCCCCGCGGCGCGCAGTATTAATTGCTAACAAATCCAATTAA
- the ruvC gene encoding crossover junction endodeoxyribonuclease RuvC, with translation MSIILGIDPGSRITGYGVIRHQGRHLHYLGSGCIRMSEKELPGRLKQIYAGVSEIITQFQPDIFAIEQVFMARNADSALKLGQARGSAIVAAVNADLPVFEYAARLIKQAVVGTGAADKSQVQHMVQQMLKLTAKPQADAADALGVAICHANTNRTLVAMAGKASSARRGRYR, from the coding sequence ATGTCAATTATTTTAGGCATTGATCCTGGTTCAAGGATCACTGGATACGGTGTCATTCGTCATCAAGGGCGACATTTGCACTATTTAGGCAGCGGTTGTATTCGAATGAGTGAGAAAGAACTGCCCGGTCGATTAAAGCAGATCTATGCGGGTGTGAGTGAAATTATTACTCAATTTCAGCCTGATATCTTTGCGATTGAGCAAGTGTTTATGGCTCGAAATGCCGACTCTGCGCTTAAATTAGGTCAAGCCCGTGGCAGTGCGATTGTCGCGGCGGTCAATGCCGATCTCCCGGTGTTTGAGTACGCCGCCAGACTGATCAAACAAGCGGTTGTCGGGACTGGCGCAGCCGATAAATCTCAAGTTCAGCACATGGTTCAACAAATGTTAAAACTGACAGCGAAACCACAAGCTGACGCAGCTGACGCACTCGGGGTAGCGATTTGTCATGCAAACACCAACCGTACTTTGGTCGCCATGGCTGGTAAAGCAAGCTCGGCTCGTCGAGGGCGTTACCGCTAA